In Polaromonas sp. JS666, one genomic interval encodes:
- a CDS encoding sodium:solute symporter family protein — protein MAGFFGSREGERLSKQQFKAQLNQVYCWYTVGLVLFVAVLAGLERLGMPRLWIGSTFLMATIGLYAGIGIMSRTTDAAEYYVAGRRVPAVYNGMATGADWMSAASFIGLAGTLYLTGYSGLAFIMGWTGGYCLVALVLAPYLRKFGQFTIPDFLGERYGGSLPRFIGVIAAILCSFTYLVAQIYGVGLITSYLTGIAFELGIFLGLGGILVCSFLGGMRAVTWTQVAQYIILVVAYLIPVIWLSAKQTGVPVPQLVYGYQLEKVTAKEKQLANDPGEQQVRALFRQRSEALANKIEDPAASLTADRLDASRKMEELKSGNASVAQVSAAARALAAMPRNEAAAVRSWSAAKATADIKSQPLNGMPPHAAQFSGDPDGTPKEKVLYDTSRRNFLALVFCLMVGTAALPHILMRYYTVPSVREARQSVTWSLFFICLLYFTAPALAVLVKYEIFTVLVGMPFDHLPAWVNTWSRVDPSLLSVTDVNKDNILQLNEMTVGGDVIVLLTPELAGLPYVISALVAAGGLAAALSTADGLLLTIANALGHDLYYKMIDPNASTVSRVTVSKILLLVVALTAAYVAAQKPADILFLVSAAFSFAAASFFPALSLGIFWKRATGIAAVLGMMAGLGVTSFYMLTTQPWLREAFGVTSPIQLWWGIEPISAGLFGVPVGFAVIVLVSLVTRPPPQKACDLVDHVRYPDLKSL, from the coding sequence ATGGCCGGATTTTTCGGGTCCCGTGAAGGGGAGCGACTCTCAAAGCAGCAGTTCAAGGCCCAGCTGAACCAGGTTTACTGCTGGTACACGGTGGGCCTGGTGCTGTTTGTGGCGGTGCTCGCCGGCCTGGAGCGCCTGGGAATGCCCCGGTTGTGGATAGGCTCCACCTTTCTGATGGCCACCATTGGCCTGTATGCGGGTATCGGGATCATGAGCCGTACCACTGACGCGGCCGAATATTACGTGGCGGGCCGCCGCGTCCCGGCGGTCTACAACGGCATGGCTACCGGGGCTGACTGGATGTCGGCGGCATCTTTTATCGGCCTGGCGGGAACGCTGTACCTCACGGGTTACAGCGGTTTGGCTTTCATCATGGGCTGGACGGGCGGCTATTGCCTGGTCGCGCTGGTGCTGGCGCCTTACCTTCGCAAGTTTGGCCAGTTCACCATCCCGGATTTCCTGGGCGAGCGCTACGGTGGAAGCCTGCCCAGGTTCATCGGGGTGATAGCCGCCATCCTGTGTTCCTTTACTTACCTGGTGGCCCAGATTTATGGTGTCGGCCTGATCACGTCCTATCTCACGGGTATCGCGTTCGAGCTCGGGATTTTCCTCGGGCTGGGCGGTATTTTGGTGTGCTCATTCCTGGGTGGAATGCGCGCCGTGACCTGGACCCAGGTGGCCCAATACATCATTTTGGTCGTGGCTTACCTGATTCCGGTGATCTGGCTGTCGGCCAAGCAAACCGGCGTACCGGTGCCGCAACTGGTTTACGGCTATCAGCTGGAAAAGGTCACCGCCAAGGAAAAGCAGCTGGCCAATGATCCTGGGGAACAGCAGGTGCGGGCGCTCTTCCGGCAGCGATCGGAGGCGCTGGCCAACAAGATCGAGGATCCCGCGGCGTCATTGACCGCCGACCGGCTGGATGCCAGCCGGAAGATGGAGGAATTGAAGAGTGGTAACGCCTCCGTTGCGCAGGTGTCTGCAGCGGCGAGGGCGCTGGCGGCAATGCCCAGGAACGAGGCGGCCGCGGTCCGCAGCTGGTCGGCCGCCAAAGCCACTGCGGACATCAAGAGCCAGCCGCTCAACGGCATGCCGCCCCACGCGGCCCAGTTTTCCGGTGACCCGGACGGCACGCCAAAAGAAAAAGTGCTTTACGACACGTCGCGCCGGAATTTCCTGGCGCTGGTCTTTTGTCTCATGGTGGGTACGGCCGCCTTGCCGCACATCCTGATGCGCTACTACACCGTCCCCAGCGTGCGGGAGGCGCGCCAGTCGGTCACCTGGTCGCTGTTTTTTATCTGCCTGCTGTACTTCACGGCGCCGGCCCTGGCCGTGCTGGTGAAATATGAAATTTTCACCGTGCTGGTGGGCATGCCGTTTGACCATCTGCCTGCCTGGGTCAACACCTGGAGCAGGGTGGACCCATCGCTGCTGTCGGTCACCGATGTCAACAAGGACAACATCCTGCAACTCAATGAAATGACGGTAGGCGGCGACGTCATCGTGCTGCTCACTCCTGAGCTTGCAGGGCTGCCTTACGTTATTTCAGCGCTGGTGGCGGCCGGTGGTCTGGCGGCCGCGCTCTCCACCGCAGACGGGCTGCTGCTGACGATTGCCAATGCGCTGGGGCATGACCTGTATTACAAGATGATCGACCCCAACGCCTCGACGGTCAGCCGGGTGACGGTGTCCAAGATTCTGCTGCTCGTCGTGGCCCTGACGGCGGCCTATGTGGCGGCGCAAAAACCGGCCGACATCCTGTTTCTTGTGTCGGCGGCTTTTTCCTTTGCGGCGGCCTCGTTTTTCCCGGCGCTGAGCCTGGGCATTTTCTGGAAACGCGCGACCGGTATTGCGGCGGTGCTGGGCATGATGGCGGGCCTGGGCGTGACTTCCTTCTACATGCTGACCACCCAGCCGTGGCTGCGGGAGGCCTTCGGCGTCACCTCGCCCATCCAGCTCTGGTGGGGGATCGAGCCCATTTCTGCAGGGCTGTTTGGCGTCCCGGTCGGGTTTGCCGTGATCGTGCTGGTCAGCCTGGTGACCCGTCCCCCTCCCCAGAAAGCCTGCGATCTGGTGGACCATGTGCGTTATCCGGACCTGAAAAGCCTTTAA
- a CDS encoding DUF4212 domain-containing protein, with product MQLTDSQRRYWRKNLVLTAALLLIWAVVTFGVSYFARALSFRFFGWPFSFWMGAQGALLVYCLIIGVYAWYMNHLDVKHGVADLADDGDH from the coding sequence ATGCAGCTCACTGACAGCCAGCGCCGCTACTGGCGCAAGAACCTCGTCCTGACGGCCGCGCTTTTGCTGATCTGGGCGGTCGTGACGTTTGGCGTGAGCTACTTCGCTCGGGCGTTGAGCTTCAGGTTTTTCGGCTGGCCCTTCAGTTTCTGGATGGGAGCGCAGGGGGCTTTGCTGGTGTACTGCCTCATCATCGGGGTGTATGCGTGGTACATGAACCATCTGGATGTCAAGCATGGCGTGGCAGACCTCGCAGATGATGGAGATCACTGA
- the ppsA gene encoding phosphoenolpyruvate synthase: MSNLFEATALVVPFENLRMTDVEAVGGKNASLGEMISQLPTGPQGVRVPTGFATTAHAFRVFLAYDGLDKKINALLDALDTDDVRALAEAGAKIRALVEAQPFPPDFEQAVRGSFATLSAGNAQASFAVRSSATAEDLPDASFAGQQETFLNVVGIEDVLHKMKEVFASLYNDRAISYRVHKGFAHADVALSAGVQRMVRSDLGAAGVMFTIDTESGFEDVVFITSSYGLGETVVQGAVNPDEFYVHKPMLEAGNRAVIRRNLGSKLLQMEFTTAEEKKAGGKLVKTTDVPAELRNRYSLSDEDIEQLARYAVIIEKHYGRAMDIEWGKDGTDGQLYILQARPETVKSQSKGKAEQRYKLKGTGTVLAEGRAIGQKIGTGPVRIVHNISEMDQVQPGDILVTDMTDPNWEPVMKRASAIVTNRGGRTCHAAIIARELGIPAVVGCGDATERLVDGMLVTVSCAEGDTGNIYDGLLETEVTEVQRGTMPPIDLKITMNVGNPQLAFDFCQIPNHGVGLARLEFIINNNIGVHPKAILDYPNVDADLKKAVESVARGHASPRAFYVDKVAEGIATIGAAFWPKPVIVRLSDFKSNEYRKLIGGSRYEPEEENPMLGFRGASRYLSPDFGEAFAMECEALKRVRNDMGLVNVEVMVPFVRTLGQAKKVTDLLAQHGLKRGERGLRVIMMCEVPSNAILADQFLEYFDGFSIGSNDLTQLTLGLDRDSGLEILASDFDERDPAVKALLSQAISACRRQGKYVGICGQGPSDHPDFALWLKEQGIGSISLNPDTVIDTWKRLAN; encoded by the coding sequence ATGTCCAACCTGTTTGAGGCGACCGCCCTGGTCGTACCGTTTGAAAACCTGAGAATGACAGATGTCGAGGCCGTTGGCGGCAAAAACGCCAGCCTCGGCGAGATGATCTCGCAGTTGCCCACCGGCCCGCAAGGCGTGCGGGTGCCTACGGGTTTTGCCACCACCGCGCACGCTTTCCGGGTGTTTCTGGCCTACGACGGTCTGGATAAAAAAATCAATGCGCTGCTCGATGCGCTCGACACCGACGACGTGCGCGCGCTGGCCGAGGCCGGCGCCAAAATTCGCGCCCTGGTCGAAGCCCAGCCTTTCCCGCCGGACTTCGAACAAGCCGTTCGCGGCAGCTTTGCCACCCTGAGCGCCGGAAATGCGCAGGCGAGCTTTGCGGTGCGTTCGTCCGCCACGGCCGAAGACCTGCCCGATGCTTCCTTTGCCGGCCAGCAGGAAACCTTCCTGAATGTCGTCGGCATTGAAGACGTGCTGCACAAGATGAAAGAGGTGTTTGCCTCGCTCTATAACGACCGAGCCATCAGCTACCGCGTGCACAAGGGCTTTGCCCATGCCGACGTGGCCCTGTCGGCCGGCGTGCAGCGCATGGTGCGCAGCGATCTGGGCGCGGCCGGCGTGATGTTCACCATCGACACCGAGAGCGGGTTTGAAGACGTGGTCTTCATCACCTCCAGTTACGGGTTGGGCGAAACGGTGGTGCAGGGCGCGGTGAACCCTGACGAGTTCTACGTGCACAAGCCCATGCTCGAGGCAGGCAATCGTGCCGTGATTCGTCGCAACCTGGGTTCCAAGCTGCTGCAGATGGAGTTCACCACGGCCGAGGAGAAAAAGGCCGGCGGCAAACTCGTCAAGACCACCGACGTGCCTGCGGAACTGCGCAACCGCTATTCGCTGAGCGACGAAGACATCGAGCAGCTCGCCCGCTACGCAGTCATCATCGAAAAACACTATGGCCGCGCCATGGACATCGAGTGGGGCAAGGACGGTACCGACGGCCAGCTCTACATCCTGCAGGCCCGCCCCGAGACGGTAAAAAGCCAGTCCAAGGGCAAGGCCGAACAGCGCTACAAGCTCAAGGGCACCGGTACCGTGCTGGCCGAAGGCCGGGCGATCGGCCAGAAGATCGGCACCGGCCCGGTTCGCATCGTGCACAACATCAGCGAGATGGACCAGGTTCAGCCTGGCGACATTCTGGTGACCGACATGACCGACCCCAACTGGGAGCCGGTGATGAAACGCGCCAGCGCCATCGTGACCAACCGCGGCGGGCGCACCTGCCACGCGGCCATCATTGCGCGCGAGCTGGGCATTCCGGCGGTGGTCGGCTGTGGCGACGCCACCGAGCGGCTGGTGGACGGCATGCTGGTGACGGTCAGCTGCGCCGAAGGCGACACCGGCAACATCTACGACGGCTTGCTGGAAACCGAAGTGACCGAGGTGCAGCGCGGCACCATGCCGCCTATCGACCTGAAGATCACGATGAACGTCGGCAACCCACAGCTGGCTTTTGATTTTTGCCAGATTCCCAACCATGGCGTTGGCCTGGCGCGGCTGGAATTCATCATCAACAACAACATCGGTGTGCACCCCAAGGCGATTCTCGACTACCCGAATGTCGATGCGGACCTGAAAAAGGCGGTGGAAAGCGTGGCGCGCGGCCATGCATCGCCACGCGCTTTTTACGTGGACAAGGTGGCCGAAGGCATCGCCACCATTGGCGCGGCTTTCTGGCCCAAGCCGGTGATCGTGCGTCTGTCGGATTTCAAGTCCAACGAATACCGCAAGCTGATTGGTGGTTCGCGTTACGAGCCCGAGGAGGAAAACCCGATGCTCGGTTTCCGCGGCGCATCGCGCTATCTCAGCCCGGATTTTGGCGAAGCCTTTGCCATGGAATGTGAAGCGCTCAAGCGCGTGCGCAACGACATGGGTCTGGTTAATGTTGAGGTCATGGTGCCTTTTGTCCGCACCCTCGGGCAGGCCAAAAAGGTGACCGATCTGCTGGCGCAGCATGGCCTCAAGCGCGGCGAGCGGGGCCTGCGCGTGATCATGATGTGCGAGGTGCCGAGCAATGCGATTCTGGCCGACCAGTTCCTCGAATATTTTGACGGTTTCTCGATTGGTTCGAACGACCTGACACAGCTGACGCTGGGACTGGACCGTGATTCGGGCCTGGAGATCCTGGCATCGGACTTCGACGAGCGCGACCCGGCCGTCAAGGCTCTGCTGAGCCAGGCCATCAGCGCCTGCAGGCGGCAGGGCAAATACGTGGGCATCTGCGGCCAGGGCCCCAGCGATCATCCGGACTTTGCACTCTGGCTCAAGGAGCAGGGCATCGGCTCGATCTCGCTGAACCCGGACACCGTGATCGACACTTGGAAGCGCCTGGCCAACTGA